From Gloeocapsa sp. PCC 73106, a single genomic window includes:
- a CDS encoding PspA/IM30 family protein — MGLLDRVNRLFRANLNDLVSKAEDPEKVLEQAVIDMGQDLVQLRQAVAQAIASQKRTESQYKSNQIEADKWFQRAQLALQKGEESLAREALVRRKSYEDTANVLKQQLDSQSGQVEDLKRKLISLESKISEAKTKKDMLKARANAAKANQRLQGTLSNMNTGSAMAAFERMEEKVMIEEAKSQAIGEIAGSGLDEQFRQLESSGGVDDELAAMKAALSGAPSVQGNLPPASSSSSVSDSPIDSELEELRSQLKES; from the coding sequence AGATTATTTCGAGCTAATTTAAATGATCTTGTAAGTAAAGCCGAAGATCCAGAAAAAGTGCTGGAACAAGCTGTTATAGACATGGGACAAGACTTAGTTCAACTACGTCAAGCAGTAGCTCAAGCGATCGCCAGTCAAAAACGCACAGAAAGTCAATACAAGAGCAATCAAATCGAAGCGGACAAATGGTTCCAACGAGCCCAGCTCGCCCTACAAAAAGGAGAAGAAAGCCTAGCTCGTGAAGCTCTAGTCAGAAGAAAATCCTATGAGGATACCGCCAACGTACTTAAACAACAACTAGACAGTCAAAGTGGTCAAGTAGAAGACTTAAAACGTAAACTCATCAGTCTAGAGAGTAAAATTTCTGAGGCAAAAACCAAAAAAGATATGCTTAAAGCCAGAGCTAACGCGGCTAAAGCTAATCAAAGACTCCAAGGAACTCTCTCTAATATGAATACCGGATCAGCCATGGCAGCTTTTGAGCGCATGGAAGAAAAAGTAATGATCGAAGAAGCTAAATCTCAAGCTATAGGCGAAATCGCCGGAAGCGGCTTAGATGAGCAGTTCAGACAATTAGAATCATCAGGTGGTGTAGACGATGAATTAGCCGCGATGAAAGCCGCTCTCAGTGGTGCTCCTTCGGTTCAAGGTAATCTCCCCCCCGCTTCTAGTAGCAGCAGTGTTTCCGATTCACCTATAGACTCGGAATTAGAAGAACTTCGTTCTCAGTTGAAAGAATCCTAG
- the accA gene encoding acetyl-CoA carboxylase carboxyl transferase subunit alpha, whose amino-acid sequence MSKQARTFTLEFERPLFDLEAKIGEIRQLAKENHNVDLSAQVDYLSLQAEQLRKEIFSSLTPSQKLQIARHPRRPSTLDYIQTITDEWVELHGDRTGYDDPALVGGIGRIQGRPVVILGHQKGRDTKDNVARNFGMASPGGYRKAIRLMEHANRFQLPILTFIDTPGAWAGVEAEKLGQGEAIAYNLREMFLFDVPIICTVIGEGGSGGALGIGVGDRLLMFEHSVYTVATPEACAAILWKDAGKSEQACNALKITASDLQRLGIIDQILPEPKGCAHADPLGAAAILKGALWENLEQLSQMTPIERKQLRYQKFRQIGIFSE is encoded by the coding sequence ATGTCCAAACAAGCACGCACTTTTACTCTTGAGTTTGAGAGACCCTTATTTGATTTAGAAGCGAAAATAGGAGAAATACGTCAATTAGCCAAGGAAAATCATAATGTAGATCTTTCAGCCCAAGTTGATTATCTGAGTCTGCAAGCAGAACAACTCAGAAAGGAAATTTTTAGCTCTCTGACTCCGTCACAAAAACTACAAATCGCTCGGCATCCCCGTCGTCCAAGTACCTTAGATTATATTCAAACGATCACAGATGAATGGGTAGAACTACACGGCGATCGCACCGGCTATGACGATCCAGCTCTAGTAGGAGGAATCGGGAGGATACAAGGACGACCAGTAGTGATTCTGGGACACCAAAAGGGGAGAGATACCAAAGATAACGTAGCTCGAAACTTCGGTATGGCTTCACCAGGAGGTTATCGCAAAGCAATCCGCTTGATGGAACACGCTAATCGCTTTCAACTACCGATACTGACTTTTATTGATACCCCAGGCGCTTGGGCAGGGGTAGAAGCAGAAAAGTTAGGACAAGGAGAAGCTATAGCCTATAATCTACGAGAAATGTTCCTTTTTGACGTACCGATTATCTGCACCGTCATCGGTGAAGGAGGATCGGGAGGAGCTCTGGGAATAGGGGTAGGCGATCGCCTCTTGATGTTTGAACATTCTGTTTACACCGTAGCTACACCGGAAGCCTGCGCGGCGATTCTCTGGAAGGACGCAGGCAAATCAGAACAAGCCTGTAATGCTCTGAAAATAACCGCATCTGATTTACAAAGACTGGGCATTATCGACCAAATCTTACCAGAGCCAAAGGGTTGCGCTCACGCCGATCCCCTCGGAGCTGCAGCTATCCTCAAAGGAGCTCTTTGGGAAAATTTAGAACAACTAAGTCAGATGACTCCCATCGAGAGAAAACAATTGCGTTATCAGAAGTTTCGTCAGATAGGGATTTTTAGTGAATAA
- a CDS encoding long-chain acyl-[acyl-carrier-protein] reductase, whose translation MFGLIGHLTSLEHAQSVAEQLGYPEYAEQGIDFWCSAPPVLLEEFTVKSITGKTIEGAYIESCFLPEMLASRRAKAAVRKILNAMALAQKQGINITALGGFSSIVFEEFNLKESKQVRDVELEFERFTTGNTHTAYVIVRQVEQASAQLGIDLAKATVAVVGATGDIGSAVCRWLDQKTSVADLLLVARNQERLQALQAELGRGKILALEEALVEADILVWVASIPKSLEIKVETLKKPCLIIDGGYPKNLGTKIQHPEITVLKGGIVEHSLDISWTIMEIVNMDAPARQMFACFAEAMLLEFEDCQTNYSWGRNQITPERMEKIGEFSIKHGFKPLI comes from the coding sequence ATGTTTGGTCTTATCGGTCATCTTACCAGTTTGGAACACGCTCAATCTGTAGCTGAGCAACTAGGTTATCCAGAATACGCTGAACAAGGAATAGATTTTTGGTGCTCGGCGCCCCCAGTGCTTCTAGAAGAATTCACAGTTAAAAGCATTACGGGAAAAACTATTGAAGGAGCGTACATAGAGTCTTGTTTCTTGCCAGAAATGTTAGCAAGTCGTCGGGCTAAAGCCGCTGTGCGCAAGATCCTCAACGCCATGGCTCTAGCCCAGAAACAAGGGATTAACATTACGGCTTTAGGAGGATTTTCTTCAATCGTTTTTGAAGAGTTTAACCTCAAAGAAAGTAAACAAGTCCGGGATGTAGAGCTAGAGTTTGAACGTTTTACCACGGGTAACACTCATACTGCCTACGTGATCGTGCGACAGGTAGAACAGGCTTCAGCTCAGCTGGGAATCGACTTAGCTAAGGCTACCGTAGCTGTCGTAGGAGCAACAGGAGATATTGGCAGCGCGGTGTGTCGTTGGCTAGACCAGAAGACATCGGTAGCAGACTTATTATTAGTAGCGCGTAATCAAGAAAGATTGCAAGCACTACAAGCTGAACTAGGACGAGGTAAAATTCTCGCCTTAGAAGAAGCTCTAGTAGAGGCAGATATTCTAGTCTGGGTAGCCAGTATACCTAAAAGCCTGGAGATTAAGGTAGAAACTCTCAAGAAACCCTGCTTAATCATAGATGGAGGCTATCCGAAAAATTTGGGTACAAAAATTCAACATCCTGAGATCACGGTGCTAAAAGGTGGAATAGTAGAGCACTCCTTGGATATTAGTTGGACAATCATGGAAATAGTTAACATGGATGCGCCAGCTCGTCAAATGTTCGCATGTTTTGCCGAAGCGATGCTATTAGAATTCGAAGACTGTCAGACTAATTATTCTTGGGGACGCAATCAAATTACACCGGAGAGAATGGAGAAAATAGGCGAATTTTCGATTAAACACGGGTTTAAACCTCTGATCTAG
- a CDS encoding aldehyde oxygenase (deformylating): MQELTMPRELDYQSPEYKDAYSRINAIVIEGEHEAYQNYITLGDMLPDVQAELVRLAKMESRHAKGFQSCGKNLNVTPDMEYAKKFFAKLHGNFQQAAAEGKIVTCFVIQSLIIEAFAIAAYHLYIPVADPFARKITENVVKDEYTHLNFGEEWLKGNFASAKAELEEANRENLPIVWQMLNEVAEDAAILAMEKDALVEDFMISYGEALGNIGFNTREIMRLSSQGLKVA; encoded by the coding sequence ATGCAAGAGCTTACTATGCCAAGAGAGCTTGATTATCAAAGCCCAGAGTATAAAGATGCCTATAGCCGCATTAATGCCATAGTGATCGAAGGCGAACACGAAGCTTATCAAAACTACATTACCTTGGGGGATATGTTACCGGACGTTCAAGCAGAATTAGTACGGCTAGCTAAGATGGAGAGTCGCCACGCGAAAGGATTTCAATCCTGCGGCAAAAATTTAAACGTTACCCCCGATATGGAGTACGCTAAAAAATTCTTCGCTAAGTTGCACGGGAATTTTCAACAAGCCGCGGCAGAAGGGAAAATCGTTACCTGTTTTGTGATTCAATCTTTGATTATCGAAGCCTTTGCGATCGCAGCTTATCACTTATACATTCCCGTAGCCGATCCTTTTGCCCGCAAAATTACCGAAAATGTGGTCAAAGACGAATATACCCACCTCAACTTCGGTGAAGAGTGGCTCAAAGGGAACTTTGCAAGCGCTAAAGCCGAGTTAGAAGAAGCAAACCGTGAAAATCTACCCATAGTTTGGCAAATGCTCAACGAAGTAGCAGAAGACGCCGCTATCCTAGCGATGGAAAAAGATGCTCTCGTGGAAGATTTTATGATTAGTTACGGTGAAGCCCTCGGTAATATCGGCTTTAACACTCGTGAAATCATGCGTCTATCCTCTCAAGGCTTAAAAGTTGCCTAA
- a CDS encoding carbohydrate ABC transporter permease has product MIPGTIAKILVILGLWLGVLIILSPLIIVFLSSLELGVNPSSTWTLTNYWEAWARGNFLRAFANSTLVAVAVTLLQMITSALAGYALARLKFAGQGAISLLILATLVIPVQILVIPIFLVLKWGHLLDTYWALILPTAANGFSIFLMRQYFITIPRELEQAAALDGANRWQILTQIMLPLSRPALVSVFLFTFIGEWNDLFKPLVFTTRPELVTVQLALASFQEQFTNRWSLLMAAVVIATVPIVLLFLLGQRQFIQGVGNTGLKN; this is encoded by the coding sequence ATGATTCCAGGAACTATAGCAAAAATACTGGTTATTTTAGGACTCTGGTTAGGAGTTTTAATCATCCTATCACCTCTAATCATCGTCTTTTTGAGTTCTTTAGAATTAGGAGTTAATCCTTCCTCAACTTGGACGTTAACTAACTATTGGGAAGCTTGGGCTAGAGGCAATTTTCTACGAGCTTTTGCTAATTCTACCTTAGTTGCTGTGGCGGTAACGCTTCTACAGATGATTACTTCTGCTTTAGCAGGTTATGCTTTAGCGAGATTAAAATTTGCTGGACAAGGGGCGATATCTCTGTTGATTTTAGCGACTCTGGTTATTCCTGTGCAAATCTTAGTTATTCCTATTTTTCTGGTACTCAAATGGGGACATCTGTTAGATACCTATTGGGCGCTTATTTTACCCACCGCGGCTAACGGTTTCAGTATTTTTTTGATGCGACAGTATTTTATCACTATTCCTAGAGAACTAGAACAAGCGGCGGCTTTAGATGGGGCCAATCGTTGGCAAATTCTAACTCAAATTATGCTACCTCTATCTCGCCCTGCTTTGGTCAGTGTTTTTCTGTTTACTTTTATTGGGGAATGGAATGATTTATTTAAACCCTTAGTGTTTACCACCCGTCCCGAATTAGTCACGGTACAGTTGGCTTTAGCTAGTTTTCAAGAACAGTTTACCAATCGCTGGTCCCTGTTGATGGCTGCGGTGGTTATCGCTACTGTACCAATTGTACTGTTGTTTTTGTTGGGACAAAGACAATTTATTCAGGGTGTTGGTAATACTGGACTCAAAAACTAG